One Alligator mississippiensis isolate rAllMis1 chromosome 12, rAllMis1, whole genome shotgun sequence DNA window includes the following coding sequences:
- the LOC132244498 gene encoding uncharacterized protein LOC132244498, with the protein MFFCGRNLYLPAAACILTFISVVMLSYLSTPRHSAIPKIIQGSNCRGRTVNSTITALEDNRTFIVAPYFDNRESKITRVIGIVHHEEVTALYCWFCCQPEGEIHVSRGHIDVHLDRFDFPYGAADLLCAEPPTCDPSYVSIHSFSNGNIEQLPRFEIKNRKPEPFSADFTVCISTMFGNYNNVLQFIQSMEMYKILGAQRVVIYKNSCSPLMEHVLAFYIAEGTAEVIPWPITSHLKVSPHWRFPKDGTHIGYYGQITALNDCVYRNMYRSRFVLLNDIDEIILPAKHPDWKTMMRSLQEQNPETGVFLFENHIFPSTVFTATSTDQMDTSSWHAVPGVNILQHMHREPDRKDVINPRKMIVNPRKVIQTSVHSVLRAYTDSVKVPLEVALVYHCRGPLQGQLPRESLIRDTTLWKYNSSLILNVNNVLLQTVF; encoded by the coding sequence ATGTTCTTCTGCGGGAGGAATTTgtatctccctgctgctgcctgcatccTTACCTTCATCTCCGTGGTTATGCTGTCTTACCTAAGTACACCAAGACACTCTGCCATCCCAAAAATAATACAAGGCAGCAACTGTAGAGGACGCACTGTCAACAGCACGATCACAGCCTTGGAGGATAACAGAACCTTTATCGTAGCCCCGTACTTTGATAACAGAGAGAGCAAAATCACCCGAGTGATTGGGATTGTTCACCATGAGGAGGTGACGGCACTTTACTGCTGGTTCTGCTGCCAGCCCGAAGGGGAAATACACGTATCTAGGGGACACATTGATGTCCATTTGGATCGATTTGACTTCCCGTACGGTGCAGCAGACCTGCTCTGTGCAGAACCCCCCACCTGTGATCCGAGCTATGTGTCGATTCACTCATTCTCTAATGGAAATATTGAACAGCTGCCCAGATTTGAAATAAAGAACCGCAAGCCTGAGCCCTTTTCTGCTGACTTCACCGTGTGCATCTCAACCATGTTTGGAAACTACAACAATGTCTTACAGTTTATACAGAGCATGGAGATGTACAAAATTCTTggggcccagagagtggtgatctATAagaacagctgcagccccctgatgGAGCATGTCCTGGCCTTCTACATTGCAGAAGGGACCGCCGAGGTCATTCCCTGGCCCATCACCTCCCACCTCAAGGTGTCTCCTCACTGGCGCTTCCCGAAGGATGGGACGCACATCGGTTACTACGGACAAATCACCGCTCTCAATGACTGCGTGTATCGCAACATGTACCGGAGCAGGTTTGTGCTGCTCAATGATATCGATGAGATTATTCTGCCCGCGAAGCACCCGGATTGGAAAACCATGATGAGGAGTCTTCAGGAGCAGAATCCAGAAACGGGCGTTTTCCTCTTTGAGAATCACATCTTCCCCAGCACCGTGTTCACTGCCACCTCCACGGACCAGATGGACACTTCATCGTGGCATGCTGTGCCCGGAGTGAACATACTGCAGCATATGCACAGGGAGCCTGACCGGAAAGATGTCATCAACCCTAGGAAAATGATAGTTAATCCAAGGAAGGTGATTCAGACTTCAGTCCACTCTGTCCTGAGGGCCTACACTGACAGTGTGAAAGTTCCTTTGGAGGTTGCCCTTGTCTACCACTGCCGGGGACCGCTGCAAGGGCAGCTTCCCAGAGAATCGCTGATTCGGGATACGACGCTCTGGAAATACAACTCCTCCTTAATCTTGAATGTTAACAATGTGCTACTGCAAACTGTGTTTTAG